The following nucleotide sequence is from Salvelinus namaycush isolate Seneca chromosome 23, SaNama_1.0, whole genome shotgun sequence.
ATTTGCTACCCAATGTCTTTCAGTCAGAGCCACTAAATACCTTGTAGGTTACTGGAATGAGGTGTAGCATTTAGACCAAGTCAGGTTTTACAAACGTTAAAAGTTCAAAGGTTACTTATCAATTGTGCTTTTTACAGTACACTATTTGACATTCCTGGAATTAACACGTTTCCTCCTACATTGTACGTATAGAGTCAAGTAGTAGGTGAAAAGCATGTCCTGGGTGACAGCATTACATGGGGTTTCAGACAGATGAAAAGGTCAGTTTAAAGCAGCGGAGAAGGTCAGGGAGACACATGAACTGCCTGAGCGATGATCGACTGACCGTCTACACTTACACTGCAGCTGCCCCTGGATTCCTCGTGGGAACATAGCTACCTCCAATCCTCTGCCCCCTCTCCAGTCCCaacccccactctctctcactatcATGAATATGGTTCTCCACTTGCTAGCATTAGCTGTCCACATGACAGCTGGAGCTACTGGTGCACTAAATGAGCTGATTGCCATGGAAACTGGGAATTGCACATGATGAGTTGAATCTTGCTCATTCCCAAGaacaacatactgtacagtagatatgataggtatgatactgtatatggtTGTGACATAGAGTACAGTAAATGCTCTGATATGATTTCCTGTAAAACCACACCTTCTGTACGTGATATTGTTGAAAGATAACTGTTTACATTCATGAATGCATAATATAGGGGTTTATTGGCTGTCTTATACATCTTCCTAAATCACTGCCCAGATAGTGCATTTATGACCACTGCTCTGTCCCCTCCTCAGGTAACAGAGCTGAATGAGGCCCTATCTAACGAGGAGAGGAACCTCCTGTCTGTGGCCTATAAGAATGTGGTGGGGGCCCGCCGTTCCTCTTGGAGGGTGATCTCTAGCATCGAGCAGAAGACCTCTGCAGATGGAAATGAGAAAAAGATTGAAATGGTTCGGGCCTACAGGGAGAAGATTGAGAAGGAGCTGGAGGCTGTGTGTCAGGACGTGCTCAACCTTCTGGATAACTACCTGATCAAGAACTGCAACGAGACGCAGCACGAGAGCAAGGTGTTTTACCTGAAGATGAAGGGCGACTACTACCGCTACCTGGCTGAGGTGGCCACGGGTGAGAAGAGGGCCACCGTCATCGAGTCATCAGAGAAAGCTTACAACGAGGCCCATGAGATCAGCAAAGAGCACATGCAGCCCACCCACCCCATCCGCCT
It contains:
- the LOC120018201 gene encoding 14-3-3 protein gamma-2, which translates into the protein MVDREQLVQKARLAEQAERYDDMAAAMKSVTELNEALSNEERNLLSVAYKNVVGARRSSWRVISSIEQKTSADGNEKKIEMVRAYREKIEKELEAVCQDVLNLLDNYLIKNCNETQHESKVFYLKMKGDYYRYLAEVATGEKRATVIESSEKAYNEAHEISKEHMQPTHPIRLGLALNYSVFYYEIQNAPEQACHLAKTAFDDAIAELDTLNEDSYKDSTLIMQLLRDNLTLWTSDQQDDEGGEGNKD